In the Archangium lipolyticum genome, CCAGAAGCACCCGGACGAGGACTTCGCCGAGACCTTCGCGGTGTGGCTCACCCCCAACAGCGACTGGCGCAAGCAGTACCAGGGCTGGGGCGCCCTCCGGAAGCTCCAGTACGTGGAGGAGTGCATGGCGCGGCTCGGCCGGACGCCGCCCCTGGTGCAGCTCGCCGAGCCAGACTTCACCACCGAGGAGATGGAGGGGACCGTCCTCGACCACTACCGCCAGCGCGAGCTGGACGAGAAGGTGGATGTCGAGCTGCGCAACGCCTTCGACCACATCCTGGCGGACATCTTCTATGGCCCGGGGGAGGCGCCCGCGCGCGCCGAGACGCTCATCCAGGCCGAGCGCCAGCGTCTGCTCTCCTCGGTGAGCCAGTACTCGGGCGTGAGCCGGGGCGCCGTGCGCGCGCTGATAGATCACCTGGCCGAGCGGACCACCGCGCTCGGGCTCACCCTGCATCCCGATGACAGCCGGGAGGCGGCCGTCCAGCTCACCTCGCTCGTGACGGTGCTGGCCATGAACTACCTCTACACCGACCGCTTCTTCGAGGACTGAACCATGGCCCTGCGACCCTTGCGCATCGCGGTTCTCCACTACCAGACCCAGAGCGACCCGCCGGATCCCGTGGTGGCCCAGGTGAGCGCCGCGCTCCAGGATGCCGGACACACCCCGGTGGACATCCCCGTGGACGAGAGCATCACGGACCTGGTGCGGCAGGTGACCCGGTCCCGGTGCGACCTCGTCTTCAACATCTGCGAGACCTTCGCGGAGGACTACCGGCTGGAGGTGAACGTCGCCGCCGTGCTGGAGCTGGCGCGCGTGCCCTTCACGGGCTCGGCGACGGCGGGCCTGCTGCTCGCGCAGGACAAGATCCTCACCAAGCAGCTCCTCCAGTTCCACGGGGTGCTCACCCCGCGCTTCGCCACCTTCGATGGCTCCTCGTTCCAGACGAATGGAGACCTGTCCTTCCCGCTCATCGTGAAGCCGGCCCGCTCGGATGCCTCCATGGGCCTGGGCGTGGAGAAGGACATGGAGGGCCTGGCGCGCCGGGTGCGGAAGATCCACGAGGAGTACGACGACGAGGCGCTCGCGGAGGAGTTCATCGAGGGGCGGGAGCTCTACGTGGGCGTGCTGGGAGACCACGCCCATCCCCAGGTGCTGCCGGTGGTGGAGCTGGACTTCGGGAAGAAGTGGAGCCGCAAGCGGATGAAGATCGCCGACCGGGAGGTGAAGTTCGCGCCGGAGGAGCCCGGCAGCCCCCGGCTCGTCATGCCCCGTGACTTGTCGGACGAGCTGCGGGGCCGCATCGAGCGGGCCGCGGTGACGGCCTTCCGCGCGCTCAAGTTGCGCGACTACGCGCGCATCGACTTCCGCGTGTCCAGCGTCACCAATGAGCCCTACCTGCTCGAGGTGAACCCCAACCCGTATCTCGAGGCCGAGTGCGAGGTGGCGCTCGGCGCCCGGGAGATCGGCCTGACCTACCCGAAGCTCATCCAGCGCATCGTCGAGGTGGCCGCGCGGCGGCATGGGCTGGGGAGCGGCAAGGACCGGACAGCTCCGGTGGAGGAGCTCACGGGCGCGGCCCCGAGCTGAGTCTTCCGCTTCAGCTGGCCAAGGCGCACGTGTCGGGCCCCGCGCAGGAACGTGCGGGCGCTCGCCAGGCTCCTGACCCTCTGTTCATTTACCGACACGATCCCGGTGAATGGACGGGGGAAGACCGCGTGTTCCGGTAGAGCACAAACGAGAGGCTGTATCTTCGATGCTCACCGAAAATACCGGGACTTCCACCATGGAGAGGTTGAACCTGGGGCTGGAGCGTGACGTCTTCCTGCGCACGCTCCTGCGCCATCTGGCCGGTACGTTGGAAGACGTGGTGGGCCTGAAGGAAGCCTCTGGCTTCGTGAGCGTGGTGGGTCAGCGGATGGGCGAGGAGATGAACGAGGGCTACAAGAAGGCCCTCTCGCTCCCCGAGCTCGACCGTGAGCAGGTCGCGCAGGTGCTCGTGGATCTGAAGCGCCGCATCCAGGGGGACTTCTTCATCATCGAGCAGGACGATGAAAAGATCGTCCTGGGCAACCGCTCCTGTCCCTTCGCGGAAAAGGTGCTGGGGCGCCCCTCGCTGTGCATGATGACGTCCAACGTCTTTGGTTTCATTGCTTCTGACAACCTGGGGTATGCCAAGGTGTCGTTGGAGGACACTATCGCCCAGGGCAGTCAGGGGTGCCGTGTGGTGGTGTACTTGAAGCCCAGCACCGCCGCCCAGTCGGCAGTGGGGCGAGAGTACATTCGCACCCGCTGATGGACGCCACCGCCAGTCCGGCAGAATTGTTCTCCCACCTGGTCCGGCTGCTGCCCGAGCCGTTGCTGCTCGTCACCGCGGGTGGGCGGGTGGTCGATAGCAGCCCTTCCGCCCGGGAGCTCCTGGGGCTCCAGGCGTCCATGCTTCATGGCAGGCCGCTCGCGGAGTTCACCGAGGAGGCGCCCGAGCGGGTGGGCGACTATCTCCGGATCTGCGCGCGGACGACGGAGCCCCTGCCCGGAGGCTTCACCCTCAAGCCCCGCTCTGGAAAAGGGGGGCGCCGGGGTTGCCACGGGGCCCGGCTCGGGCTCGCGGGGGAGTCCCGCGAGCCCTGGGTGTTCCTGCGCTTCTCCACCGAGCTGGGGGGGAGCGCTGCCTTTGGCCTGTTGGGCCAGAAGGTGGATGAGCTCACGCGGGAGGTGTCCCGGCGGCGTCAGGTGGAGGAGGCCCTTCGCGCGTCGGAGTCGCGCCTGCGCCGGATCGTCGACTCCAACATCGTGGGCGTCTTCTTCTGGCGGCTCGATGGAGGGATCACCTACGCCAACGAGGCCTTCCTTCAGATGGTGGGCTACAGCCAGGAGGAGCTGGAGGCCGGCCGGCTGAACTGGCGCGAGTTCACCCCGCCCGAGTATGCCGGGTCCGACACACTCCAGGTGGAGCTGCTCGTCCAGTCGGGCCGCCACCCGCCCTATGAGAAGGTGTATCTGCACGCGGATGGCCACCGGGTGCCCATCCTCCTCGCGTCGGCCACCTTCATCGACAGTCCCCTGGAGGGAGTGGCCTTCGTCCTCGACCTGACGGCTCGCAAACGCGCCGAGGAGCACCTGCGCCTGCTCGCCGATGCGTCCACCGCCCTCTCCACCTCCCTCCATTTCCCGGCGGCGGTGGACAGGCTGCTGCAGGTCCTGGTTCCGCGCTTCGCGGACTGGTGCGGCGTGTTCATGCTCGAGGGAGATGGCTCCCCCGGGCTGATGGCCTCCCACCACGTCGACACCTCCCAGGCCCGGGTGATGCGCTCCATCTTCGAGCGTTATCTCCCCTCGCTCGATGCACCTCACGGGGTGGGGACCGTGCTGCGGACGGGGCGGAGCGAGCTGCTCTCCCGGTTGACGGACGAGATTCTCGGACGCGTGGCCCGCGGCGCCGAGCACCTGGCGCTCCTGCGCGAGGGGGCCCCCTGCTCTGGAATCGCGCTGCCGCTGCGCTCGGGTGGCCGGGTCCTGGGCGCGCTCCTCCTCCTCAGCCTCGATCCCAGCCGCTTGTACGGGCCGCAGGACCTTCTCGTGGCCGAGGAAGTGGTCCGCAGGGCCTCCCTCGCCCTGGAGAATGCCCGGCTCTTCGAGGCCGCCCAGACGGAGCGCCAGCGCGCCGAGGAGGCCAATCGCCTCAAGGACGACTTCCTCTCCACGGTCAGCCACGAGCTGCGCACGCCCCTCACCTCGATGCTCGGTTGGTTGCAGATGCTCCGCAGGGGCATCCTCACTCCCGAGAAACAAGCGAGGGCGCTCGAGGTCCTCGAACGCAACACACGCCACCAGACACAGCTCGTCGGGGACCTGTTGGATGTCAGCCGCATCCTCACGGGCAAGATGCGCCTGGAACTCGAGCCCGTGGTGCTGTCGGAAGTGGTGGGCGCCGCCCTCGACTCGGTGAGGCCCGCGGCCGAGGCCCGGGGGATTCGCCTGCTGCCGGCGCTCGACCCGGACGTGGGCCCCGTCCGGGGCGATGCCATGCGGCTCCAGCAGGTCGTCTGGAACCTCGTGCAGAACGCGGTGAAGTTCACCCCCTCGGGCGGCCAGGTGGAGGTGTTGCTGGAGAGCAGGGACGCACAAGCGGTCATCACCGTGTCCGACACCGGCCAGGGCATCGCGCCCGACTTCCTTCCGCATCTCTTCGAGCGCTTCCGCCAGGCGGACTCTTCCACCACGCGGCAGCACGGGGGCCTTGGGTTGGGGTTGTCCATCGTCAAGCACCTGGTCGAGATGCATGGCGGGAGTGTCAAGGCGCACAGCGAGGGACAGGGCAGGGGGGCGACCTTCACGGTGCGGCTGCCGCTCCAGGCCCAACCCCTGGCGTGCCTCGGCGAGAGCTCCCCCCCCGAGTCCCAGGGGACGTCTGTCCCCTCGAATCTGTCCGGGAGGCACATCCTTCTGGTGGATGACGAGGCGGACACCCGGGAGATGCTCCAGGGCGTGCTCGAGAGCTGGGGCCTGCGGGTCTCCATCGCCGCCTCCGCGACCGAGGGACTCGAGGTCCTCAAGCGCGCGAGGCCCGATGTGCTCGTCTCGGACATTGGCATGCCGGGGGAGGACGGCTACTCCTTCATCCAGAAGGTGCGCCAACTCCCGCCCGAGGCGGGCGGCCGGACGCCCGCGGTGGCGCTCACGGCGTTCGCCCGGAACGAGGACCGCCGGCGGGTGCTCCTGGCGGGCTTCACCATGCACGTGCCAAAACCCGTCGAGCCCACGGAGCTGCTCATCATCCTCGGCAATATCACCGGCCAGCCGGCGTTCTCGTGAGCGGGCTCGGCCCGGCGCTCGTCCTCCTCTAGCTTCCGGGGAAGGCTCTGGCCCATGCTTCGTCACGGAGGTTTCATGACGAAGCCATGGCCGCGACGTGCTCGAGCGGACGCGGATGTTCATCTGGAACATTCCCGGCGGACGGTTGATCCGTCGATTGACAGCGTCGTACGCCATTTATAGAACCATCAGCGGCTTATGGAGCAATAAGCTATGGAGGAAGTCATGCCATCCACGATGCTCGCAGGACGTCTGAATCTCACGACGCGGAAGTTTGGAATGGAGACCGTGGCCATTCCGGAGCCCGGCCCGGACGAGGTGCGCATCAAGGTCCACGCCGCTGGCATCTGCCTGTCGGACATCCATCTGATCGATGGCACGTTGCGCCTGGAGCCGCGCGAGGGGGTCACGAGTGTCACCCTGGGGCACGAGGTCGCTGGCGTCATCGAGAAGCTGGGGTCGGCGGTGCCTCCCCTGTGGCAGCCGGGAATGAGGGTCCTGCTCCAGGCGGGACAGAGCTGCGGCAGGTGCCCCGCCTGCGTGGGCCGTACGGGCCGGTGTCTCAAGATCCTGACGCGCGGCGTGGACTACGACGGCGGCTGGGCGGAATACGCGCTGGCGCGCTTCGACACGCTGGTGGCCGTCCCCGACGGTCTGCCCTTCGAGCAGGCCGCCATCCTTCCCGATGCGGTGTCCACGCCGTACGCCGCCATCGTCGAGACGGCCCATCTCAGGCCCGCCGAGGCCGTGGGCATCTGGGGTGTTGGCGGCCTTGGCGCGCACGCCGTCCAGCTCTGCCGGGCCTTCGGCGCGGCGCCCATCGTGGCGATCGATCCGCTGGCGGAGGCTCGGGACCGCGCCTTGAAGCTGGGCGCGGACGCGGCCCTGGATCCCCGGCAGCCGGATTTCCGTGAGCGCATCAAGGCACTGACGGGCCGTCGCGGTCTCGATGTCGCCCTGGATCTCGCGGGCGTGCCACAGGTGCGGGAGCAGGCCCAGTCGGTGCTCGCGCCCATGGGCCGGATGGTGCTCGTGGGCCTCGCCGGAGCCCCTCTGACGCTCGGCCAGGACGTGCCCTTCTGCTACGCCATGCAGCAGGTGCGTGGCCATTACGGTTACTTCCCGCACCACCTGCATCAGGTGGTGACCCTCTCGCAGTTCCGTCGGCTCGATTTCTCCTCCTCCGTCTCGGACATCCTTCCCCTGAAGGATGCCCCCCTGGGCGTCGAGCGGCTCATCAAGAAGGAAGGAAATCCCATCCGCCTGGTCTTGCGTCCGGGCGCCTGAGGTCCACCTCGCGCTCTTCAGGAGTCACTCCCGTGTCCATCTCTCCGCCTGCCCTCGAGCTCGCCGCACCCCCGCCACTCCCCATGGAGCTCCTGCGTGCCGCCGTGGCCCGCCGCTCCGCGCGCCCCGGGGAGGTGCCCCGGCTGGAAGTGCGCGTGCGTCAGCTTCCTCCGGACCCGCGGCGGCTCGCGCTCTACCGCGAGGTGTGCGGCTTCCCCGAGGACGGATACCTGCCGTTGACCTATCCCCAGGTGCTCGTCACGCCGCTCCACCTCGCGCTGCTCAACCGTCCCGAGTTCCCCTACCGGCTGCTCGGGATGATTCACGTGCGCAACCACATCCGGCAGTACCGCCGGCTGGAGGAGGGGGCCCCCCTCTCCGTGCTCGCGTGGGTGGAGGGGCAGCGCGAGGTCCGGCTCGGCCGCGAGCTGGACCTGCACACCCGCGTGGAGGTGGAGGGAGTGCTCGCCTGGGAGGCGGTGACGACCATGCTGCGCCGGCTACCGGGCAACGAGGTGCGCCCGCGCGAGGAGCGGTCCGAGGCCGCCAGGGCCGCCTCGGCCGCGGAGGAGGAGCTGTTCGCCAGGAGCCGCCCCGCGCGCTGGACGGTGCCCGAGGACACCGGCCGGCGGTATGCGCGTGCTTCCGGGGATTACAACCCCATCCACCTGTACGCCCTCACGGCGCGCCCCTTCGGGTTTTCACGTGCCATCGCGCACGGCATGTGGACGGTGGGCCGCTGCGTGGCGGAGATGGGCGAGGCGGCGGAGGCTCCTGCCCTCACCCTCACTTCGGAGTTCCGCCGCCCGCTGCTGCTGCCCTCGAAGGTGGTGTTCCAGACGGTGAAGCCGCCGTCCGGCGGCGTCGCCTACCGCGTGAGGTCCGAGGATGGGCAGCCGCACGTCATGGGTCTGCTGACTACTTCTTCTTCTCCGGGGACTGAGGACGGGCAGGGGTCGTAGCGGGAGCGGCGCTGCCAGCGGCGGCAGTGGAGCGCTTGAGGTCGAAGATGTTGTGACCCTGCTCCTTGCCGCCGGCCCAGAACGTCCAGTCGGCGCGCAGTGCCGCGCCGTCCAGCTTCAGAGCGGGAGGAGGGCTCAGAGCCCCGCCACCTTGGCGGAGCTGGCGACAGCGTAGGCGAAGGCCAGCTCCTGTTGCGAGCGGGGTGGGGTGGCCAGCTCGAAGCGCACGATGCCGTCCTCGCTCACCTTCGCGGGGGCGGGCTGCGTCTGGTCCTGGAGCAGCTTGACCTCCACGGCCTCGACCTCGGAGACGGGCATGCGCTCCTCGATGACGACCTTCTCGGAGCGGGTGCCGGTGTTGGAGAGGAAGAGCTTCACCTGGTGGGTGCGCGTGCGCCGGCCCGTGATTCGCTGGGTGTCCTGCTTCGAGTCCACCAGCCGTGCGACTCGCAGGGTGTCCTCGCTGCCGAAGCCCAGCTTGAGCCGCTCGCCCACGCCGGTGAACTTGAGCTGGGCTCGGCCCACGTAGCCACTCGAGCGCACCAGGTCCACCGGGCCGGCCAGCAGCACCGAGGGCCCCGGGTTGTCGAAGCGAGCCACCCGGTGCACCAACGGCGAGTGTTCCGGGTAACCGATGAGCTCGGACGTCGCCGGAGCGCGGAACTGGAACAGCGGCACGCGGTGGGGCGCGCCGTCACAGGGCACGGTCACCCGGTGGGGCGCCCGCAGCGTCAGCGCCTCGCCACCGTCATCCAGGCCCGGCATGGACTCCGTCTTGCTGGCGCCGCCCTCGCCGGTGGTCTGGATGACCTCCTCGCGGACGGACACCTCCACCGTGTGCTTCTCCTGCTCGCTCTTGTCCCGCAGCCGCAGCCAGTCCTCCACCTGCCGAGGCGGCGAGGCGCCCAGGGTGGGGCGGGCCGTGGAGAACAGCAGCTCCACGTCCTTCCACTCTTCCTCCGTGCGCTGCCACACCACGGCCTCGCACTCGAGCGCCACCGTCTCCCCGTTCTCGGAAGGGGCGAGTGTGGCGCGGTAGGCCGGCCGCCATACGGCGCAGGGCACCAGGTACGTCACGCGCAGCGACACGGTGCCGCCGGAGGGATGGTTCGCCTCCAGCTCCGCGGCGGTGAGGAGCAGTGGCTCCGGCAACTCTCCCTGGGCGAGCGCCGCCTGGGCCTCCACCAGCCGCTGCCTCGTCACCTCCACGTGCTTGCGTGCCTGGCGGAGTGCCTCCTCGGTGGAGGCCGACTCCTTGCGTACCGTTTCGAGCTGCTCGTGCCAGGACTCCGGCTTCGCGCGGCCGACACCCGAGAGCTCGGCGATGGCGCGCAGCACGTCCTCGTGGGCCACGTTCACCACCTCGAGCCGGGAGCGCAGCCGCTGCGCGTCCGCCTGGGCGCGCTTCCACTCCGCCTCCAGGTCCTCCACGCGGCGGCGCAGCTCCGTCTTCCGCTCGCGAGCGCCCTCGCGGGGCTTC is a window encoding:
- a CDS encoding methanogen output domain 1-containing protein; amino-acid sequence: MERLNLGLERDVFLRTLLRHLAGTLEDVVGLKEASGFVSVVGQRMGEEMNEGYKKALSLPELDREQVAQVLVDLKRRIQGDFFIIEQDDEKIVLGNRSCPFAEKVLGRPSLCMMTSNVFGFIASDNLGYAKVSLEDTIAQGSQGCRVVVYLKPSTAAQSAVGREYIRTR
- a CDS encoding MaoC family dehydratase, whose translation is MSISPPALELAAPPPLPMELLRAAVARRSARPGEVPRLEVRVRQLPPDPRRLALYREVCGFPEDGYLPLTYPQVLVTPLHLALLNRPEFPYRLLGMIHVRNHIRQYRRLEEGAPLSVLAWVEGQREVRLGRELDLHTRVEVEGVLAWEAVTTMLRRLPGNEVRPREERSEAARAASAAEEELFARSRPARWTVPEDTGRRYARASGDYNPIHLYALTARPFGFSRAIAHGMWTVGRCVAEMGEAAEAPALTLTSEFRRPLLLPSKVVFQTVKPPSGGVAYRVRSEDGQPHVMGLLTTSSSPGTEDGQGS
- a CDS encoding zinc-binding dehydrogenase, which translates into the protein MLAGRLNLTTRKFGMETVAIPEPGPDEVRIKVHAAGICLSDIHLIDGTLRLEPREGVTSVTLGHEVAGVIEKLGSAVPPLWQPGMRVLLQAGQSCGRCPACVGRTGRCLKILTRGVDYDGGWAEYALARFDTLVAVPDGLPFEQAAILPDAVSTPYAAIVETAHLRPAEAVGIWGVGGLGAHAVQLCRAFGAAPIVAIDPLAEARDRALKLGADAALDPRQPDFRERIKALTGRRGLDVALDLAGVPQVREQAQSVLAPMGRMVLVGLAGAPLTLGQDVPFCYAMQQVRGHYGYFPHHLHQVVTLSQFRRLDFSSSVSDILPLKDAPLGVERLIKKEGNPIRLVLRPGA
- a CDS encoding D-alanine--D-alanine ligase family protein — protein: MALRPLRIAVLHYQTQSDPPDPVVAQVSAALQDAGHTPVDIPVDESITDLVRQVTRSRCDLVFNICETFAEDYRLEVNVAAVLELARVPFTGSATAGLLLAQDKILTKQLLQFHGVLTPRFATFDGSSFQTNGDLSFPLIVKPARSDASMGLGVEKDMEGLARRVRKIHEEYDDEALAEEFIEGRELYVGVLGDHAHPQVLPVVELDFGKKWSRKRMKIADREVKFAPEEPGSPRLVMPRDLSDELRGRIERAAVTAFRALKLRDYARIDFRVSSVTNEPYLLEVNPNPYLEAECEVALGAREIGLTYPKLIQRIVEVAARRHGLGSGKDRTAPVEELTGAAPS
- a CDS encoding putative zinc-binding metallopeptidase; the encoded protein is MMQPPQSDPLVMREKHPTEHGEGRGKLSSQREALLKARIKDLSLRLAGTPLERHIAQLHAELEAKGISFKPQCYLSDEWGCPSGVPVIGLPFYLADPDLHSIEAELGGGVETEAEILMYLRHEAGHAINYAYRLYETEEWLRVFGDYSRPYRDNYKPQPFSRRYVLHISGWYAQKHPDEDFAETFAVWLTPNSDWRKQYQGWGALRKLQYVEECMARLGRTPPLVQLAEPDFTTEEMEGTVLDHYRQRELDEKVDVELRNAFDHILADIFYGPGEAPARAETLIQAERQRLLSSVSQYSGVSRGAVRALIDHLAERTTALGLTLHPDDSREAAVQLTSLVTVLAMNYLYTDRFFED
- a CDS encoding hybrid sensor histidine kinase/response regulator, whose protein sequence is MDATASPAELFSHLVRLLPEPLLLVTAGGRVVDSSPSARELLGLQASMLHGRPLAEFTEEAPERVGDYLRICARTTEPLPGGFTLKPRSGKGGRRGCHGARLGLAGESREPWVFLRFSTELGGSAAFGLLGQKVDELTREVSRRRQVEEALRASESRLRRIVDSNIVGVFFWRLDGGITYANEAFLQMVGYSQEELEAGRLNWREFTPPEYAGSDTLQVELLVQSGRHPPYEKVYLHADGHRVPILLASATFIDSPLEGVAFVLDLTARKRAEEHLRLLADASTALSTSLHFPAAVDRLLQVLVPRFADWCGVFMLEGDGSPGLMASHHVDTSQARVMRSIFERYLPSLDAPHGVGTVLRTGRSELLSRLTDEILGRVARGAEHLALLREGAPCSGIALPLRSGGRVLGALLLLSLDPSRLYGPQDLLVAEEVVRRASLALENARLFEAAQTERQRAEEANRLKDDFLSTVSHELRTPLTSMLGWLQMLRRGILTPEKQARALEVLERNTRHQTQLVGDLLDVSRILTGKMRLELEPVVLSEVVGAALDSVRPAAEARGIRLLPALDPDVGPVRGDAMRLQQVVWNLVQNAVKFTPSGGQVEVLLESRDAQAVITVSDTGQGIAPDFLPHLFERFRQADSSTTRQHGGLGLGLSIVKHLVEMHGGSVKAHSEGQGRGATFTVRLPLQAQPLACLGESSPPESQGTSVPSNLSGRHILLVDDEADTREMLQGVLESWGLRVSIAASATEGLEVLKRARPDVLVSDIGMPGEDGYSFIQKVRQLPPEAGGRTPAVALTAFARNEDRRRVLLAGFTMHVPKPVEPTELLIILGNITGQPAFS
- a CDS encoding DUF4139 domain-containing protein, with protein sequence MSTPIHLPVIKVTVLEDRALVERGGDVVLPAGPQRLRVEGLSPLSVDRSLQAQLTGGTVAQARVSRTWKEKPREGARERKTELRRRVEDLEAEWKRAQADAQRLRSRLEVVNVAHEDVLRAIAELSGVGRAKPESWHEQLETVRKESASTEEALRQARKHVEVTRQRLVEAQAALAQGELPEPLLLTAAELEANHPSGGTVSLRVTYLVPCAVWRPAYRATLAPSENGETVALECEAVVWQRTEEEWKDVELLFSTARPTLGASPPRQVEDWLRLRDKSEQEKHTVEVSVREEVIQTTGEGGASKTESMPGLDDGGEALTLRAPHRVTVPCDGAPHRVPLFQFRAPATSELIGYPEHSPLVHRVARFDNPGPSVLLAGPVDLVRSSGYVGRAQLKFTGVGERLKLGFGSEDTLRVARLVDSKQDTQRITGRRTRTHQVKLFLSNTGTRSEKVVIEERMPVSEVEAVEVKLLQDQTQPAPAKVSEDGIVRFELATPPRSQQELAFAYAVASSAKVAGL